Proteins encoded by one window of Thermus caldifontis:
- the rpsJ gene encoding 30S ribosomal protein S10 has product MPKIRIKLRGFDHKTLDASAQKIVEAARRSGAQVSGPVPLPTRVRRFTVIRGPFKHKDSREHFELRTHHRLVDILNPNRKTIESLMSLDLPTGVEIEIKTVGGGK; this is encoded by the coding sequence ATGCCCAAGATCCGCATCAAGCTACGGGGCTTTGACCACAAGACCCTGGACGCCTCGGCCCAGAAGATCGTGGAAGCGGCCCGGCGCTCCGGGGCTCAGGTCTCGGGTCCCGTGCCCCTGCCTACCCGGGTTAGGCGCTTCACCGTGATCCGGGGTCCTTTCAAGCACAAGGACTCCCGGGAACACTTTGAGCTGCGCACCCACCACCGCCTGGTGGACATCCTGAACCCCAACCGCAAGACCATTGAGAGCCTTATGTCCCTGGACCTGCCCACCGGGGTGGAGATCGAGATCAAGACCGTGGGGGGTGGCAAATGA